The Planococcus halocryophilus nucleotide sequence GCGATGAATGTTTTGGGTCATCGAAAATTTAATGTAGCTGGAGTCATTTTTACGTCTCCTTGGCTGCAGTTAAAAAAACTGCCACCAAAAGCGCCCAACGCTTTTCCAGGTGTTGCCCAATTGACAGGTCGTAGAAAAATGGACCACGGCATCGAATTGCGTCATTTAACGCGAGATCAATTTTCTTTTAGTCAAGAAACTGAAAGCAATCTGTATCATACCGTTATTACGGCGGGGTGGTATAAAGAATTGCAAAATTATATGAAAGAAACGGCTGCTGCTATCGAAGTGTACCCACAAATTCCAACGTGTTTGTATACGGCGGAGCGGGATATAATCACCGAAAAAGAAGCGGCTCGTCAATGGTTGCTAAAACAACAATTAACCGAGTTTACTTATAAAGAATGGAAATATTGCTACCATGATATTTTTCAAGAACCTGAAAAAGAAGAAGTTTTTCTAGCTGCACAAGGGTTTATCCATACCGTATTGCGTTCCGTTGGCTATTTGATCGAAGAATAAAAAATGTCTTTTTCAGAGAGGGAAGGAGAGAGACTTATGACGTTAACGTATAGCGTACTAGACCAATCACCAATTTCAGAAGGCAGTTCGCCGCAGGAAGCATTAAAGCAAACGGCTATACTTGCACAAAACGCCGAGAAATGGGGCTATACGCGCTTTTGGGTATCAGAGCATCACGATGCACCTACTTTAGCGGGCTCTTCTCCTGAACTGCTAATAG carries:
- a CDS encoding alpha/beta hydrolase; protein product: MWKWQAEGTAKAVVVLIHSAYEQHMRYAWQIEKWRSVGFHVYTGDLPGHGKNAGADNVHRESFDEYEQAVIEMLKLASNNDLPVFVIAHGLGATVAMNVLGHRKFNVAGVIFTSPWLQLKKLPPKAPNAFPGVAQLTGRRKMDHGIELRHLTRDQFSFSQETESNLYHTVITAGWYKELQNYMKETAAAIEVYPQIPTCLYTAERDIITEKEAARQWLLKQQLTEFTYKEWKYCYHDIFQEPEKEEVFLAAQGFIHTVLRSVGYLIEE